The Terriglobus tenax genome contains a region encoding:
- a CDS encoding SDR family NAD(P)-dependent oxidoreductase, whose protein sequence is MAFGATSTTDEVLAGVDLKGKRILVTGVSAGLGVETARSLVEHGAEVVGAARDLEKAQRATAEVSRTAEANGGSFSLIELDLADLASVRAAADKLNAEGKLFDVVIANAGVMATPFGKTKDGFETQFGTNHLGHFVFVNRIAKLIKDGGRLVNLSSAGHRYSDVNLDDPNFETTEYDPIVAYGRSKTANILFSVEFDRRHRGRGVRATAVHPGGIQTELSRHIGDDVLMQWLERIQQQRKEAGVPPFEFKTIPQGSATSVWAAVVAPAEEVGGKYCEDCHVSEIVAVDAEGGVMSGGVFAYALDAANAAALWKKSEELVGETFA, encoded by the coding sequence ATGGCATTTGGTGCAACGTCGACAACGGATGAGGTTCTGGCGGGCGTAGATCTAAAGGGAAAGCGGATCCTGGTGACGGGCGTCTCCGCCGGCCTGGGCGTTGAGACCGCCCGGTCTCTTGTGGAGCACGGAGCCGAGGTCGTTGGCGCGGCGCGCGATCTGGAGAAGGCACAGCGCGCTACCGCCGAGGTGAGCAGGACAGCCGAGGCGAACGGCGGCAGCTTCAGCCTGATCGAACTGGACCTGGCCGACCTGGCCAGCGTTCGTGCCGCGGCCGACAAACTCAACGCCGAGGGCAAGCTCTTCGACGTGGTGATCGCCAACGCCGGTGTGATGGCAACGCCCTTCGGGAAGACAAAGGACGGCTTTGAGACGCAGTTTGGGACCAACCACCTGGGCCACTTTGTCTTTGTGAACCGCATTGCAAAGCTCATCAAGGATGGCGGACGCCTGGTCAACCTGTCGTCGGCTGGACACCGCTACTCCGATGTGAACCTCGATGACCCGAACTTCGAGACCACAGAGTATGACCCGATCGTGGCCTATGGACGCTCGAAGACGGCGAACATCCTGTTCTCGGTCGAGTTTGACCGTCGCCACCGTGGCCGTGGTGTTCGCGCGACGGCGGTGCACCCGGGCGGCATCCAGACCGAGCTTAGCCGTCATATCGGCGACGATGTTCTGATGCAGTGGCTGGAGCGGATTCAGCAGCAGCGCAAGGAAGCCGGCGTGCCGCCGTTTGAGTTCAAGACGATTCCGCAGGGTTCCGCGACTTCCGTCTGGGCTGCGGTAGTGGCTCCGGCGGAAGAGGTCGGTGGCAAGTATTGCGAGGATTGCCACGTGTCCGAAATCGTCGCGGTCGATGCCGAGGGCGGCGTGATGAGCGGCGGTGTCTTTGCCTATGCGCTGGATGCAGCCAATGCAGCCGCACTGTGGAAGAAGAGCGAAGAGCTGGTGGGCGAGACCTTCGCATAA
- a CDS encoding GNAT family N-acetyltransferase, whose amino-acid sequence MITIRPIELHDAAIAASLAEELGYPSTEAIMEARIRRLTASAGHAVFVAEENGIVLGWIDLSVEQHLQSEPRARIGGLVVSEAARGQGIGAMLCRRAEDWGRELGLAKIMLTSRATRERAHAFYERDGYQRVKTSLVFEKTL is encoded by the coding sequence ATGATCACAATTCGCCCCATTGAACTTCACGACGCGGCCATCGCCGCGTCACTGGCGGAAGAGCTTGGATATCCTTCCACCGAGGCCATCATGGAAGCCCGCATCCGCCGCCTGACCGCCTCGGCGGGCCACGCCGTCTTCGTCGCCGAAGAGAACGGCATCGTACTTGGATGGATTGACCTCTCGGTCGAACAACATCTGCAATCCGAACCCCGCGCCCGCATCGGCGGCCTGGTGGTGAGTGAAGCTGCGCGCGGTCAAGGCATCGGTGCCATGCTGTGCCGCCGCGCCGAAGACTGGGGCCGCGAGCTGGGCCTGGCAAAGATCATGCTCACCAGCCGTGCGACCCGCGAACGTGCCCACGCTTTCTATGAGCGCGACGGCTACCAGCGCGTGAAGACTTCGCTGGTCTTCGAGAAGACCCTCTAA
- a CDS encoding transaldolase, which translates to MATLLEQLKQFTTVVADTGDMQSMEKFKPTDATTNPSLITAAAGMPAYSHIVDDVLKNAKAKAGASADDKTIAAEAFKTLAVAFGRKILEIVPGRVSTEVDARLSYDSEKTIAEAHSIIKQYEEAGIGKERILIKIASTWEGIKAAEVLEKEGIHCNLTLLFGMHQAVACAEAKVTLISPFVGRILDWYKKDTGKDYTGAEDPGVISVTKIYNYYKKFGYKTQVMGASFRNIGEIIELAGSDLLTIAPKLLAELDEKEGTLEKKLDAAKSASMEIEKIPMDKATFEKLHAEDRMAHDKLKEGIEGFSKALEELEALLEKRLKEIAEPVTA; encoded by the coding sequence ATGGCCACCCTTTTGGAGCAGCTGAAGCAGTTCACGACCGTCGTAGCCGACACCGGCGATATGCAGTCGATGGAGAAGTTTAAGCCGACGGACGCGACCACCAACCCGTCCCTGATCACCGCTGCGGCCGGCATGCCTGCCTACAGCCACATCGTCGATGACGTGCTGAAGAACGCCAAGGCCAAGGCTGGCGCCAGCGCGGACGACAAGACCATTGCCGCCGAGGCCTTCAAGACCCTGGCTGTCGCCTTCGGTCGCAAGATCCTGGAGATTGTTCCGGGCCGCGTTTCGACCGAGGTCGACGCCCGCCTCTCCTACGACAGCGAGAAGACCATCGCCGAGGCACACTCGATCATCAAGCAGTACGAAGAAGCCGGCATCGGCAAGGAGCGCATCCTGATCAAGATCGCCTCCACCTGGGAAGGCATCAAGGCGGCAGAGGTTCTGGAGAAGGAAGGCATCCACTGCAACCTGACCCTGCTGTTCGGCATGCACCAGGCCGTTGCCTGCGCCGAGGCCAAGGTCACCCTGATCTCGCCGTTCGTCGGCCGCATCCTGGACTGGTATAAGAAGGACACCGGCAAGGACTACACCGGCGCGGAAGACCCCGGCGTTATCTCCGTCACCAAGATCTACAACTACTACAAGAAGTTCGGCTACAAGACCCAGGTGATGGGCGCCAGCTTCCGCAACATCGGCGAGATTATTGAGCTGGCTGGTTCCGACCTGCTGACCATCGCTCCCAAGCTGCTGGCTGAGCTGGACGAGAAGGAAGGCACCCTCGAGAAGAAGCTGGATGCGGCCAAGTCTGCTTCCATGGAGATCGAGAAGATCCCGATGGACAAGGCCACCTTCGAGAAGCTGCACGCCGAGGACCGCATGGCCCACGACAAACTGAAGGAAGGCATCGAAGGCTTCTCCAAGGCCCTGGAAGAGCTGGAAGCCCTGCTCGAAAAGCGTCTGAAGGAAATCGCCGAGCCGGTCACCGCCTAA
- a CDS encoding TetR/AcrR family transcriptional regulator, whose product MMKKFTATPAPRKPRADAQRNRQRILEVAKAVFTRRGAEASLDEIAKLAEVGPGTLYRHFPTRDDLLVAVYRSEVERLGEVQRKFSAELPPAEALRQWLLVFIDYLQTKKLVGPALNAMVGGPSQVYEHSSNVLTETTTTLAANAIASGDLSKDVDPMDMLRAIYGVSTAAAGDDWPVKARRFVDVLISGSRP is encoded by the coding sequence ATGATGAAAAAATTCACAGCCACGCCCGCACCTCGCAAACCCCGCGCCGACGCGCAGCGGAACCGCCAGCGCATTCTGGAAGTCGCCAAAGCGGTCTTCACCCGCCGGGGAGCCGAAGCCAGCCTGGACGAGATCGCGAAGCTGGCCGAGGTGGGTCCTGGTACGCTGTACCGCCACTTCCCCACCCGCGACGACCTGTTGGTGGCTGTCTACCGCAGCGAGGTGGAGCGGCTGGGCGAGGTACAACGAAAGTTCTCTGCCGAGCTGCCGCCAGCCGAAGCGTTACGACAGTGGCTGCTGGTCTTCATCGACTACCTGCAGACCAAGAAGCTGGTAGGCCCGGCCCTGAATGCCATGGTGGGCGGACCATCGCAGGTCTACGAGCACAGCTCCAATGTGCTGACCGAGACCACAACCACATTGGCCGCAAATGCGATTGCCAGCGGCGACCTGAGCAAAGACGTTGATCCGATGGATATGCTGCGGGCCATCTATGGAGTTTCTACCGCAGCCGCAGGGGATGACTGGCCGGTGAAGGCGCGACGGTTTGTGGATGTGCTGATCTCTGGGTCACGGCCGTAA
- a CDS encoding TetR/AcrR family transcriptional regulator produces MSKRDSILKSAETLIRNEGSQQLTLDRVAEKAKVSKGGLLYHFPSKEELVAGLVARTIEYFDRDVDAAKATLPEGPGRNTQAFLLASLEGRWAADAGLSPDRLDIFASALAAASTDMKLMEPMRQAYARWQAVLDNDGLDPITATIVRLAVDGLWYTELFRLDDNVCTGERREQIMERLKRMCVPEDSTPAAKRGKQARKKR; encoded by the coding sequence ATGAGCAAGCGTGACTCGATTCTGAAGAGCGCCGAAACGTTGATCCGCAACGAGGGTTCGCAGCAGCTGACCCTCGACCGCGTCGCCGAAAAGGCAAAGGTCAGCAAAGGCGGTCTGCTCTACCATTTCCCCTCAAAAGAAGAACTGGTGGCCGGCCTTGTGGCCCGCACCATTGAATACTTTGACCGCGATGTGGACGCGGCGAAGGCCACTCTGCCGGAAGGTCCGGGGCGCAACACCCAGGCCTTTCTGCTGGCCTCGCTTGAGGGCCGCTGGGCTGCGGACGCGGGGCTTTCCCCGGACCGTCTGGATATCTTCGCTTCAGCCCTTGCGGCAGCCTCGACCGACATGAAGCTGATGGAGCCCATGCGGCAGGCCTATGCCCGTTGGCAGGCTGTGCTGGACAACGACGGTCTTGATCCCATCACTGCTACTATCGTGCGCCTGGCGGTGGACGGCCTCTGGTATACCGAGCTGTTTCGCCTGGATGACAACGTCTGTACCGGCGAGCGCCGCGAACAAATTATGGAACGCCTGAAGCGCATGTGCGTACCTGAAGACAGTACCCCTGCAGCGAAGCGCGGCAAGCAAGCGAGAAAGAAGCGATAG
- a CDS encoding SAM-dependent methyltransferase, with protein MAEVLQIILHKPESYGEIREGVHRWHAIYQELTGISGFDLNRFQDSLLPSGKAISAASAAACLMDFQRTAVFLRGIVKAVRHLQQRFPGERIRILYAGTGPYATLLTPLTVLFREDEVVFDMLDIHQESIDAIQALYAGLGITGYLGEMHTGDATRHHVHPETHAILSETMLRALKNETQVPIMLHLLPQLREGGLFLPEEIRVTAEMLSQRAENQALEGKSSELPGRIFVGELYRIGQRQRVAPAAVEMVIPQAEEHWRLHLMTEIDVFGGESLRAYQSSLTLPEKVKEPLTPGTTARFAYRMTGTPGFFPAVSV; from the coding sequence TTGGCTGAGGTCCTCCAGATCATCCTTCACAAGCCGGAGTCCTATGGCGAGATCCGCGAGGGCGTGCATCGGTGGCACGCGATTTATCAGGAACTGACCGGAATTTCGGGCTTCGACCTGAACCGTTTTCAGGACAGTCTGCTTCCTTCGGGGAAGGCCATCAGCGCTGCTTCGGCTGCGGCGTGTCTGATGGATTTCCAGCGGACAGCGGTCTTTCTGCGTGGCATTGTGAAAGCCGTCCGCCATTTACAGCAAAGATTTCCCGGGGAACGGATTCGTATTCTTTATGCGGGCACAGGTCCCTATGCAACGCTGCTGACACCGCTGACGGTGCTCTTTCGCGAGGACGAAGTCGTCTTCGACATGCTGGACATTCACCAGGAATCGATCGACGCAATCCAGGCTTTGTACGCTGGGCTGGGGATCACCGGGTACCTGGGGGAGATGCATACCGGCGACGCGACCCGGCACCATGTCCATCCGGAGACGCACGCCATTTTGTCGGAGACGATGCTGCGCGCCCTGAAGAACGAAACACAGGTCCCCATCATGCTGCATCTGCTGCCGCAGTTGCGCGAAGGCGGCCTCTTTCTCCCGGAAGAGATCCGCGTCACTGCGGAGATGCTCAGCCAGAGGGCGGAGAACCAGGCGCTGGAAGGCAAGAGCTCCGAATTGCCGGGGAGAATCTTTGTCGGCGAGCTCTATCGCATCGGGCAGCGGCAACGCGTTGCTCCGGCTGCGGTGGAGATGGTGATTCCGCAGGCGGAGGAGCACTGGCGGTTGCACCTGATGACGGAGATTGACGTCTTTGGCGGCGAGTCGCTGCGGGCGTATCAGAGCAGCCTGACGCTTCCGGAGAAGGTGAAAGAACCGCTGACACCCGGAACCACGGCACGGTTTGCGTACCGCATGACCGGGACGCCGGGATTCTTTCCCGCGGTATCGGTGTAA
- a CDS encoding CPBP family glutamic-type intramembrane protease, with the protein MTHWFLLLEFVVLFVALPVAYRYSPWRISPLPILWLAAAYCWWTLGRAHLPVPVFGAAAVPATLPSAAVIFLIIASIIVYCIWRFIPDALFDMPRQRPALWMLVMVLYPVFSVYPQGIVYRVFLMERYAVLFPHPLLLVVVSAFSFGFMHLVFRNWVAVGLTAFGGLLFAWRFQHTGSMAASSYEHALYGCLLFTAGLGRYIYHGTVALAEAVEEVVEEVSTAD; encoded by the coding sequence ATGACCCACTGGTTTTTATTGCTTGAGTTCGTGGTGCTGTTTGTCGCGTTGCCGGTTGCCTACCGGTACTCACCCTGGCGTATCTCGCCCTTGCCTATCCTGTGGCTAGCCGCGGCTTACTGCTGGTGGACTCTGGGGAGGGCTCACCTGCCTGTACCGGTCTTCGGTGCAGCCGCTGTTCCTGCCACGCTGCCCTCGGCTGCGGTCATCTTCCTCATCATTGCGTCCATCATCGTGTACTGCATCTGGCGCTTCATTCCGGACGCCCTCTTCGATATGCCCCGCCAGCGGCCTGCCCTGTGGATGCTGGTGATGGTGCTTTATCCAGTGTTCTCGGTCTACCCGCAGGGCATCGTCTACCGCGTCTTCCTGATGGAACGCTATGCGGTGCTGTTTCCTCATCCTCTGCTGCTTGTCGTTGTCAGCGCCTTCTCGTTCGGCTTCATGCATCTGGTCTTCCGCAACTGGGTCGCGGTGGGGCTTACGGCCTTTGGCGGCCTGCTCTTCGCCTGGAGATTCCAGCACACAGGCTCCATGGCGGCTTCTTCCTATGAGCACGCGCTTTACGGATGTCTGCTGTTCACCGCGGGGCTTGGACGCTATATCTACCACGGCACAGTGGCATTGGCCGAAGCCGTGGAAGAGGTGGTGGAAGAGGTTTCGACGGCAGACTAG
- a CDS encoding ribonucleoside-diphosphate reductase subunit alpha, translating to MATTLPQPGTQTSLHDLNPGFPPPASETPVMHVRKRNGSLEPVDVNKIVRAVQRCAQGLNAVDAIRVASKTIGGLYDGATTQELDKISIDTAAALIAEEPQYSRLAARLLLATLHKEVSGQDLHSFSQSIQYGFQEGVVNKAVAEFVKTHMRKLNHAVDDGLSDRFEYFGLRTVYDRYLLRDPISRKVIETPQYFFLRVACGLAGSPAEAIEFYRLIAAHEYMPSSPTLFNSGTKHAQMSSCYLHDSPSDSLDSIYDTYKNVALLSKFSGGIGLAFHRVRSEGSLIRATNGLSNGIIPWLRTLDSSVAAVNQGGKRKGACCVYLEPWHADVEQFLELRDNTGDHARRTYNLNTANWIPDLFMERVDADGTWSLFDPKDVAELPDLFGDAFKVAYEKAEAEKLYKRQVKARDLYARMMRTLAETGNGWMTFKDACNLKCNQTLEPGNTVHLSNLCTEITEVSSKDETAVCNLGSINLARHVGADGEFDFAKLAETVRIAVPMLDRVIDINFYPIPGAQVSNSKWRPVGLGVMGLQDVFFQMRIPFDSPRARELSQRIQEEIYYYALLASTQIAERDGAHETFAQTRLAQGKLQFDLWGVTPTDTARWDALRERIKQYGVRNSLMIAIAPTATIASIVGCYECIEPQVSNLFKRETLSGEFLQVNRYLVNELKERGLWTEEMRQRLKMSEGSVQNLAELPEDLKQVYRTVWEVPMRSLIDMAKERGAYIDQSQSLNLFAESPNIGKLSSMYMYAWKNGIKTTYYLRSRPATRIAKTTVQGSSARQTETAPAAKAYTPTEAIACSLENPESCEACQ from the coding sequence ATGGCAACTACCCTCCCCCAACCTGGCACCCAGACCAGCCTGCACGATCTGAACCCCGGTTTTCCCCCGCCCGCAAGCGAGACCCCGGTGATGCATGTCCGCAAGCGTAACGGCAGCCTTGAGCCGGTGGATGTGAACAAGATTGTCCGCGCCGTGCAGCGCTGCGCCCAGGGCTTGAACGCGGTAGACGCCATCCGCGTTGCGTCCAAGACCATCGGCGGCCTGTATGACGGCGCCACGACGCAGGAGCTGGACAAGATCTCCATTGACACGGCCGCGGCGCTGATCGCCGAGGAGCCGCAGTACAGCCGCCTGGCGGCACGCCTGCTGCTGGCCACCCTGCACAAGGAGGTCTCCGGGCAGGACCTGCACTCCTTCTCGCAGTCCATCCAGTACGGCTTCCAGGAAGGCGTCGTGAACAAGGCCGTCGCCGAGTTTGTGAAGACGCACATGCGCAAGCTGAACCATGCCGTCGACGACGGCCTGAGCGACCGCTTTGAGTACTTTGGCCTGCGCACGGTGTACGACCGTTACCTGCTGCGCGACCCTATCTCGCGCAAGGTGATTGAGACGCCGCAGTACTTCTTCCTGCGCGTGGCGTGCGGCCTTGCCGGCTCGCCCGCGGAGGCGATTGAGTTCTACCGTTTGATTGCGGCTCATGAGTACATGCCGTCGTCCCCGACGCTGTTCAACTCCGGTACCAAGCATGCGCAGATGTCGAGCTGCTACCTGCACGACTCTCCGTCGGACTCGCTGGACTCGATCTACGACACCTACAAGAACGTGGCCCTGCTGTCGAAGTTCTCGGGCGGTATTGGCCTGGCCTTTCACCGCGTACGCAGCGAAGGATCGCTGATCCGCGCCACCAATGGCCTGTCGAACGGCATTATCCCCTGGCTGCGTACACTGGACTCCTCGGTGGCGGCCGTCAACCAGGGCGGCAAGCGCAAGGGCGCCTGCTGCGTCTACCTGGAGCCGTGGCACGCAGACGTGGAGCAGTTCCTGGAGCTGCGCGACAACACCGGCGACCATGCCCGCCGCACTTATAACCTGAACACGGCCAACTGGATTCCTGACCTGTTCATGGAGCGCGTGGATGCCGACGGCACCTGGTCGCTCTTTGACCCGAAGGATGTGGCGGAGCTGCCGGACCTGTTCGGCGACGCGTTCAAGGTGGCCTATGAGAAGGCCGAAGCGGAGAAGCTATACAAGCGCCAGGTGAAAGCCCGCGACCTGTACGCACGCATGATGCGCACGCTGGCCGAGACCGGCAACGGATGGATGACCTTCAAGGATGCCTGCAACCTGAAGTGCAACCAGACGCTGGAGCCCGGCAACACGGTTCACCTGTCAAACCTGTGCACGGAGATCACCGAGGTTTCGTCCAAGGACGAAACAGCCGTGTGCAACCTGGGCTCCATCAACCTGGCTCGTCACGTTGGAGCGGATGGCGAGTTCGACTTCGCCAAGCTGGCCGAGACGGTGCGTATCGCCGTGCCGATGCTGGACCGCGTGATCGACATCAACTTCTACCCCATTCCGGGCGCGCAGGTTTCGAACTCGAAGTGGCGTCCGGTGGGTCTGGGTGTAATGGGTCTACAGGATGTCTTCTTCCAGATGCGCATTCCCTTCGACTCGCCCAGGGCGCGCGAGCTGTCGCAGCGCATCCAGGAAGAGATCTACTACTACGCCCTGCTGGCCAGCACGCAGATTGCCGAGCGTGACGGAGCGCACGAGACCTTTGCGCAGACGCGCCTGGCACAAGGAAAATTACAGTTTGATCTGTGGGGTGTAACGCCGACAGACACCGCTCGCTGGGATGCTCTGCGCGAGCGCATCAAGCAGTACGGCGTGCGCAACTCGCTGATGATTGCCATTGCACCGACGGCGACCATCGCCTCCATTGTTGGCTGCTACGAGTGCATTGAGCCGCAGGTATCGAATCTGTTCAAGCGCGAGACGCTGTCCGGCGAGTTTCTGCAGGTGAACCGCTATCTGGTGAACGAGCTGAAGGAACGCGGCCTGTGGACCGAGGAGATGCGTCAGCGCCTGAAGATGAGCGAAGGCTCCGTACAGAACCTGGCCGAGCTGCCGGAAGACCTGAAGCAGGTTTACCGCACCGTGTGGGAGGTACCGATGCGCAGCCTGATCGACATGGCCAAGGAGCGCGGAGCGTACATTGACCAGTCGCAGAGCCTGAACCTGTTTGCCGAGAGCCCGAACATCGGCAAGCTGAGCTCCATGTACATGTACGCATGGAAGAATGGCATCAAGACCACCTACTACCTGCGCTCGCGCCCGGCGACACGCATTGCCAAGACCACCGTCCAGGGCTCGTCTGCACGGCAGACAGAGACGGCGCCTGCCGCCAAGGCGTACACCCCGACGGAAGCCATCGCATGCTCGCTTGAGAACCCCGAGAGCTGCGAGGCCTGCCAGTAA
- the shc gene encoding squalene--hopene cyclase codes for MREQFGSSIPALIRPGSLELERETAEIDQQSMARLEQTLFRATDALLHKQQEDGYWCGDLTADSTLASDYVLLQLWLHPPQQGQGWTPPEPERMAKLVRYLKDSQLADGGWNMFLQGNANVNATVKAYTALKILGEEVDSSRMRAARERIHELGGLQACNSYTKINLSLFGLFPREFVPTVPAEILIVPGSFLYEMSSWTRTIIVPLSIIQGLGASRPAPEGMTLNELVYPGTPITMPRKDITSELFLRADKLLKHWERRGIQKIRGRAIAAAERWMLEHLQHSDGLGAIYPAMMYAVMAMDALGYERDQPDMKEAMRHFEELLLEHEDSIEFQPCKSPVWDTAIAAFALGQVGEMDQAAMTRAADWLLAKEVRRKGDWSAKRPNLRPSGWAFEFANDFYPDIDDTAMVLLALQHAKASDAAKQQRAEQRAIDWLLGMQSADGGWAAFDVDNDWQLLNKVPFADHNAMLDPTCADITGRVLEALSRRGLSYKHPAIARGIQYLLTTQEQNGSWYGRWGVNYVYGSFLAIRGLVATGDARAHSAVQRAANWLASVQNEDGGWGESCTGYEVDRFIAAESTPTQTAWALLGLMAAGKTHSPQVQRGIAWLQAGQRADGNWDEALTTGTGFPNVFYLSYHLYRMYFPALALASYRNEMSRVVPEVRF; via the coding sequence ATGAGAGAGCAGTTCGGCAGCTCCATCCCTGCACTGATACGTCCCGGCAGTCTTGAGCTGGAACGCGAGACCGCGGAGATCGACCAGCAGTCGATGGCGAGGCTGGAGCAGACGCTCTTCCGCGCCACGGATGCGCTGCTCCACAAACAGCAGGAGGACGGCTACTGGTGCGGCGACCTGACCGCGGACTCCACACTGGCTTCCGACTACGTACTGCTGCAGTTGTGGCTGCATCCTCCGCAGCAGGGCCAGGGTTGGACGCCGCCGGAACCGGAGCGCATGGCGAAGCTGGTGCGCTATCTGAAAGACTCCCAGCTTGCCGATGGCGGCTGGAACATGTTCCTGCAGGGCAACGCCAATGTGAATGCCACAGTGAAGGCGTACACGGCGTTGAAGATACTCGGGGAAGAGGTTGACTCCTCCCGCATGCGCGCAGCCCGCGAGCGCATCCACGAGCTGGGCGGTCTGCAGGCCTGCAACAGCTATACAAAGATCAACCTGAGTCTCTTCGGACTGTTTCCGCGCGAGTTTGTACCGACGGTACCGGCGGAGATACTGATCGTGCCGGGCAGCTTTCTGTATGAGATGTCTTCGTGGACGCGCACCATCATCGTGCCGCTCTCCATCATCCAGGGTCTTGGGGCGTCCCGTCCGGCTCCCGAAGGTATGACGCTCAACGAACTGGTCTATCCCGGCACGCCGATCACCATGCCGCGCAAAGACATCACCTCTGAGCTCTTCCTGCGCGCCGACAAGCTTTTGAAGCACTGGGAGCGCAGAGGCATTCAGAAGATCCGTGGCCGCGCCATTGCCGCCGCCGAGCGTTGGATGCTGGAGCACCTGCAGCACTCCGACGGCCTGGGAGCGATCTATCCCGCCATGATGTATGCGGTGATGGCGATGGATGCTCTTGGCTACGAGCGCGATCAGCCGGACATGAAAGAGGCCATGCGTCACTTTGAGGAGCTGCTGCTGGAGCATGAGGACTCCATCGAGTTTCAGCCCTGCAAGTCGCCCGTGTGGGATACGGCCATCGCTGCCTTTGCCCTGGGCCAGGTAGGCGAGATGGACCAGGCCGCGATGACGCGCGCCGCTGACTGGCTGCTGGCCAAAGAGGTACGCCGCAAAGGAGACTGGTCCGCAAAGCGGCCGAACCTGCGCCCAAGCGGATGGGCCTTTGAGTTCGCCAACGATTTCTATCCGGACATCGACGACACCGCGATGGTGCTGCTTGCCCTGCAGCACGCGAAGGCCAGTGATGCCGCCAAACAGCAGCGCGCGGAACAGCGCGCCATCGACTGGCTGCTGGGCATGCAGTCGGCAGACGGTGGATGGGCGGCCTTTGATGTGGACAATGACTGGCAGCTTTTGAACAAGGTGCCGTTCGCGGACCACAACGCGATGCTTGACCCCACCTGCGCCGACATTACCGGTCGCGTGCTGGAGGCACTAAGCCGGCGCGGGCTCAGCTATAAACACCCCGCCATTGCGCGTGGCATCCAGTATCTGCTCACAACGCAGGAGCAGAACGGAAGCTGGTACGGCCGCTGGGGTGTGAACTACGTCTACGGCAGCTTCCTTGCCATTCGCGGTCTGGTTGCCACCGGCGATGCGCGCGCCCACAGCGCCGTGCAGCGCGCCGCCAACTGGCTTGCGAGTGTGCAGAACGAAGATGGCGGATGGGGCGAGAGCTGCACTGGCTACGAAGTGGATCGCTTCATCGCAGCCGAAAGCACACCCACGCAGACCGCATGGGCGCTGCTGGGACTGATGGCTGCAGGTAAGACCCACAGCCCGCAGGTGCAACGGGGCATCGCATGGCTGCAGGCCGGCCAGCGCGCGGATGGCAACTGGGACGAAGCTCTCACAACCGGAACGGGATTCCCCAATGTCTTCTACCTGAGCTATCACCTGTACCGGATGTACTTTCCTGCGCTGGCGCTGGCGAGCTATCGCAATGAGATGAGCCGTGTGGTTCCGGAAGTCCGCTTCTGA